The Haematobia irritans isolate KBUSLIRL chromosome 1, ASM5000362v1, whole genome shotgun sequence DNA segment gcgatgaggatgaaatggaactttgaaatgctggcagggatatgaacaatttttaaaaacgattagctggtttaaaatttgtgtacacagccctgtttttttgttgtagacttaaataaatttttgctaccgaaaatttcgctagaggcgcataccggtcttaaagcagataaattaactcaattgatgcgcagtttcctgttcctctagatttcggaaaGACGTTATGAGAATgtgtttgttttcaattttaattttgattatttcaggaaaaataatcgcgaaaataaagtgattttcaactcgaaaatagtactcacctttagcggctaaaggtgggtattaagttcgagtttagtcactaggttaggttaggtggcagcccgatgtatcaggctcacttagactattcagtccattgtgataccacattggtgaacttctgtcttatcactgagtgctgcccgaatccatgttaagctcaatgacaagggacgtcctttttatagccgagtccgaacggcgttccacattgcagtgaaaccacttagagaagctttgaaaccctcagaaatgtcaccagcattactgaggtgggatgatccaccgctgaacaactttttggtgttcggtcgaagcaggaaccgaacccacgaccttttgtatgcaaggcgggcatgctaaccattgcaccacggtggctagagtttagctgctaaaattgtCATGTTTTCacgattaattttctttaataatccattttaaggaatacaaactttctgaaaatttgctttgggctattccccatcaagttataataaaatttgcaacaaatatgtgtaattttatgccttttttactgattacaGTACACATGTTTACCgatagtgctgaaaatgccctcaATTTTCCGCTGTGTGGGACATTATTTTCAGAACAGAGTTCGGAACATTTCGAactatttcttacaaaaaaatgaaaaggtTATATTTCGGACAAAATGTTAATTACTACGTACTATTATTTTCATAAGTGTTAATTCACAATAATCTGAACTCGGTATTCATGTACCCAactgtagaaaatattaatcAAATGTCAGTTCACAGCTGCTGAAGGAAAGGGAAGGTAAAGAACAAATTGGCAAAACTTTTTAAGTTTGAAATTGGGGATTTataacaaatatttgaaaatttacagAGGTTTACGGCATTTCTATACTTTGAAAATCAATAATTGACATGGCTATGTTAGCTAGAAACCTTGGACGTACTCTTGTACAGGTAAGTCGGAAAATGTTTCAACTTTGTAAGCGGCACTAATGATAAAATGCTTACATAAACACTTGATGCCCTCAAAGTCAAAGAAGAGTGACTTCTCAATGAGATGAAGATTGCATGGAATTCAAGTTTGAGGTTATAATCCTTTAGAAAAAACAATGAATCTCTCTCAAATGTTCAGCTATAAGTGAATAATTTTGATCATCTATTTACAGGGTCTTCAGACCACCGCTGCACGCTCCATTCAAACCACAGCTGCTGTCAACAGTGTAAATATATAATTACGTTTTTTCTATTATAAGTGTACTTATTTTTCAATTCCACTTAGGATCCCGGTACTCATGGTGGCAATCGCACCACATGTACATTGATCCCTGGTGATGGTGTTGGTCCCGAATTGGTTTATGCTTTGCAAGAAGTTTTTAAGGTTAGTtatttgttggtttattctaaaCGACTataatatttcataaatattacaTTTTAGGCTGCTGATGTTCCTGTTGATTTCGAATCTTATTTCCTCTCTGAAGTCAATCCAGTATTAAGTGCTAAGTTGGAAGATGTTGTGGCATCAATCCAAAAGAATAAAGTTTGCATCAAGGTATgattatatttgaaaaaatttccaacattctttttaagtaatatttttttgtgagaattttgtgAATTGGAAATCAAGTTAATTTTTGAGTAACTATACATTCACGCGAAACTGAAAAtcgttatttttaaaatttcgaatacCATTAAAATATATTGAAGTGGTCTACTCATatacaacacatcgaaatatccttTTGCggctaattttggttttttcgtttgtctgtctgtgttatgctacagtcttcaataatgatacCAAAAGCTATTCCATATTTTAAATGTGAAATATAGAGATCTTTGGGTCcccatttttttatggaaatgtccATATCCATACATGTTTTGGTGTATCCGGGTAAATTAAATATTAGGAGCTGAGAAAAGCTTCGTATATCCCAAAATTTATTATTGCTTccgtaaaaaattaaatcaggGAAATAGTTTATGCAGGAGAtatgtgagaaaaataaaacagttgacaaattttacttcaaacgaCACAGCGTTCATTTATCCCccatgttctggtttacgaattctcAAAATGTTGGATTGTCATTAACTCACCATTTTTCCCTCTATAACAAAAATGTCCAACTATATTCCTTACCCATacgaatattttgaaattttttgtctaatatataccattatGATTTGGGcaataaaaattgagaaaattcttGTGTTTtacgaattcgtaaaccagagcAGGGGCTACAATGGTAAATCTATTTTAATTCCAACCAATGCTGAAAgatataataatacaatatgtgcCATAAATAATTTCGTATAGATAAGAAAGTGAAATTAATTTGGGTTCAGTTCCGGATACAACGTTATAAATAGATaagatttaaaaattgcaaataaatgAACATTTAGGACCATCATTAATCGATCTTGTTGTACAGATTACCAACTGCGAGGTTAGGATAGGTACATTAAAATTTACCAGTTTTTAAgctgacatttttctttaaaattggacTTTTCGaccttttttgaaaaatatgacaAGAACTAATTGTATCAATCATTTATTAAtaagatcaattaatttattagttgACCTTAGTGATAGATCCTATCacatctgtgattgaagaaatttcttttCGACCTTTTTTTAACAGTATTTTCGAAtatcacaagaattaattgtatcatgtatttattaattagatcaattaattttgtaattgacgtTAGGTTatagatactatcatttctgtgattgacaaaatttaaattacaaattaattggataaattattttcttgattgaagacaaaaaatattttttctttgtatagttAAAATAGATCTATCACCCTAGAAATATTATTGTTAAACCTAGACAATCTTTCGCAAGCATGTGTACTGCAAATCTGTCGTTATAATATAAtcaatttatgattttttcaattaatagatATCCTCCATACATTTAGTCACCATCAAAAGTCGGGGAAGTCGAAGAGGAAAATCGCACAAAAGTGAATTATTTCTAATAGACAAAAGTCGAATTTAAAAATTACCAAATGAATAggtcgattttttgaaaatatagttTAGTCGATTTTCACGTTTATATCCAATGTTTAGGGCCCTCAGAATTTTAGTAATTTCTTACCAATATAAATCTATTTAATGAATCAAGGAAGAGGAGACGTAGGATCATTTATATACCATCATTTTAAATAACTAGAACCTTAATatacttttattaattttcttaggGTATTTTAGCCACACCTGACTACAGCGTTTGTGGTGAACTCCAAACTCTTAATATGAAACTGCGTAATGACCTCGATTTATACGCCAATGTAGTACATGTGCGCAGTTTGCCTGGTGTTAAAACACGTCATCAGGATATCGATACTGTCATTATTCGTGAACAAACCGAAGGTGAATATTCTGCATTGGAACATGAATCTGTTCCCGGTATTGTGGAGTGCCTAAAGATTATCACTGCCAAAAAATCTATGCGCATTGCCAAGTTTGCATTCGATTATGCTACCAAAAATAATCGCAAGAAGGTTACAGCTGTTCACAAAGCCAACATTATGAAATTGGGCGATGGTTTGTTCTTAAAATCATGCGAACAAATGGCCAAATTATATCCACgtatacaatttgaaaaaatgattGTCGATAATACTACCATGCAAATGGTATCTCATCCTCATCAGGTGCGTTATTTGCGAGTTTATGACAATTTACTTTGATATATTTTAATggtgcaatttttattttactttagttTGATGTAATGGTTACACCTAATTTATATGGTAACATTGTTGATAATTTGGCCTCGGGTTTGGTGGGAGGTGCTGGTGTTGTTGCTGGTGCTTCATACTCTGCTGATACTGTAGTATTTGAGCCTGTAAGTCTTAATTCGTATTAGATGATCAAAAGTGTTTTCCTAATTTCTTTTTCGATTTTAGGGTGCACGTCACACTTTCGCCGAGGCTGTCGGCAAGAATGTTGCCAATCCCACTGCTATGTTCTTGTGTGGCACTAAATTGTTGCGTCACATAAACTTGCCCAGCTTTAGCGATAGAATCAACAATGCTCTGCATCGTGTGCTTATGGATGGTAAAGTCAGAACCAAGGATTTGGGTGGCCAATCTACAACTCAAGATTTTACTCGTGCCGTAATTGCCAACATTCAGTAAATGCACAGTCGCAAGTGTATTGAGGCCTTTATTTTTGCTTTCCtttatgaaccaaatattaagtTATAAAACGTTAGGCAGGAAGCATAAATGCATTGGTGTCGTCTTTCACCGACCCTCCACCACCTTTTGGCCACacccttaaatatttttttattgtttgctaTTCAGCTGATGcatacttttatttttaatctgTAAATCCTTTGAGTATTAATTTggcgaatatttttattttatttaaattctagttttctttattttcttttaggaAGTTATAGTCAATTGTGTTCTTGTCCCTCCCCCATCTTGATCCTTCTATATGTATTTATATCTTCACCAATACAGATTGATGATGATATTGATTATTTTAATCTGTTGTAGTGTAAATTTCCTGCCATTGCCCTATTGCGTTGTCCTCCATTTTagtgttaactttttttttattttattgagttTTATTCATTCGAAACAACATATAGATTTAATAATAATGGCATTTGGAAAACGGTGCATCTTTCCTTTGAAAATGTCACAGATGTTACCAAACAACGTCTCAAATTGTATGAAAACATTACGATATTTATAAGAACTCAGAAAAGATATAACCTgtttaaaaaatgaaacaatgttatcaAAGATATAatacaattgaaattaaaaaaaaaaactatttgtatttttaattattttttttttataaatcaggcagataattaatttttttttcatttatatacatAGATAATTGACATTTatggtttttataaaataaatcactTTTCTATGGAAGCTAAGGTCCAGATGGGACAAATTTCAAACCTAGGcttcgcaaaaaattgaaaaaaattatagtaacCATTAACACCCAGTACCCATTCCTCTATTGAGTTTATAATAatgcaaataattttctatagattttttcactTATGGTTTTTAGGCGTTGACAATTGTATTAAACGTGGGGTTGCCTTAGCTTGCAAAGCTCTTCTTGATACAGAAAAAGGATTGTCGCGATTATTCATATCCGAGTAATCTTTTGGAGTTGCCAATTCCTTTGTACGTTTTGAGGCTATTGCTTTCAAAGCTCTAATATTTGTTTGGAATGGATTTTCCGGTAGctgtttttcaacttttattttgtttttggttggtTCGGACAATGCCTTAATACGTGGAGTTgctgaaaatgttaaaataatgTATGTTTAATGTGGTTATTTAACtcgagaattttttaaaattttagaaaaaaatgctgTATTGCACAATAACCGATAAacataataaaaatacaaactaattcttcaaaaatttcaataaaaatataaaatagcagataagaaaatgtttgaatttatttacgctaaacattttcttctatcccaattaacaatttaattaaacatataaaaagttaaaaacttacccccatattcataaaagttaacgtaaactttaaacctactattaccatacaaattccttccataaactttcaataaattattatgaatacggGCATTAGTGTTTATTGAatcttaaaatcaaataattgttCTTTTATTATTTGGTAACACAAATAGGGGTACTAGTATCGAATATGTTACactcaaaagaattttttttacaacaagttCTAATTAAAATCAGAAGATTTAGAAGGGGAAggcagaaatttgttagtagacacAGCAAAAATATCTgcgaaaaaagcaaaaaatctgcTGAGAAATGGAAAGTAGCCACTGCAGTAGccaattttatatgattttacaatatt contains these protein-coding regions:
- the Idh3b gene encoding isocitrate dehydrogenase [NAD] subunit beta, mitochondrial codes for the protein MAMLARNLGRTLVQGLQTTAARSIQTTAAVNSDPGTHGGNRTTCTLIPGDGVGPELVYALQEVFKAADVPVDFESYFLSEVNPVLSAKLEDVVASIQKNKVCIKGILATPDYSVCGELQTLNMKLRNDLDLYANVVHVRSLPGVKTRHQDIDTVIIREQTEGEYSALEHESVPGIVECLKIITAKKSMRIAKFAFDYATKNNRKKVTAVHKANIMKLGDGLFLKSCEQMAKLYPRIQFEKMIVDNTTMQMVSHPHQFDVMVTPNLYGNIVDNLASGLVGGAGVVAGASYSADTVVFEPGARHTFAEAVGKNVANPTAMFLCGTKLLRHINLPSFSDRINNALHRVLMDGKVRTKDLGGQSTTQDFTRAVIANIQ